The Flammeovirga kamogawensis genome includes a region encoding these proteins:
- a CDS encoding CBM96 family carbohydrate-binding protein codes for MKTRIFILLFSLGMVSLVQAGEPKNGGKIKVKQDAYVECGESSVKTMGSTQSNKLRVGNVKKENKYSRRTYLKFSMKNIDGLDNANFIVLHVYGKAFSKQTDKNAIIDVHTVLSNKWNEESITWKKAPQVGGKIGTFEVTQKGEQGGWAWYTVSIPAIEIKELIIDSGKKQEFSIALQSVADRPVTSEFYSKERTSKNGNITKNGAYITLK; via the coding sequence ATGAAAACAAGAATTTTTATACTACTTTTTTCTTTAGGAATGGTTTCTTTAGTACAAGCAGGTGAACCAAAGAACGGTGGTAAAATAAAAGTAAAGCAAGATGCTTATGTAGAGTGTGGTGAGTCTAGTGTGAAAACAATGGGTAGCACACAAAGCAATAAGCTAAGAGTAGGTAATGTGAAAAAAGAAAATAAGTACAGTAGAAGAACTTATTTGAAGTTTAGCATGAAAAATATTGATGGACTAGATAATGCAAATTTTATTGTTTTACATGTGTATGGAAAAGCATTTAGTAAACAAACAGATAAAAATGCAATTATTGATGTTCATACCGTATTATCTAATAAGTGGAATGAAGAGAGTATTACTTGGAAAAAAGCCCCACAAGTAGGTGGTAAAATAGGAACTTTTGAAGTTACTCAGAAAGGAGAACAAGGTGGTTGGGCTTGGTATACAGTAAGTATTCCAGCAATTGAAATAAAAGAATTGATTATAGACTCTGGTAAGAAACAAGAGTTTTCTATAGCATTACAAAGTGTGGCTGACAGACCCGTTACTTCGGAGTTTTACTCTAAAGAGAGAACTTCTAAAAACGGGAATATAACAAAAAATGGAGCGTACATTACGCTTAAATAA
- a CDS encoding DNRLRE domain-containing protein — protein MKKKLLFSFFALSFLTTLCFESFAQTEIAFEQGTQSKPQADEEISSGLNGYTSSTNYLTSTYSGSMWLQTWSVSGINILSESGASKFTYFPSVKPQKKAFTSYLCTEGINVDQAKDILLNYSGLYRFGSNAHQDVSILVTDTDPTSDLSGHTNWQVLSTQVDDIFFNQVKNASGGYDVLDLESLTQGEVSISDYGVGKEKIWIAFKYESFNELTSRQIYLASVKITVENEETEAAPTDLAFTATEIIENTVPTSTVGTVSYTGTNTIVSLVENKFTPGVHKKAYVTNPSSDGLNGFTNASSITPEYQGASYTKIWSTQKITLNGEEVYYPLIKNGNGTDATKEAFTSYLLLDRAIDVSDISNLVLEYGGASRYGTLSDNSLEIVVSTTAPVNPLTHSGWQVVKENVSADFLKLDNFNLDDLSGINVTNLDLSAYILGNTKLWVAFRATYSDTNIKNTILPICNVTTTSNPTYRLSGNDVILNKSLDYFTRPSGFTITAANAGGATASSFNVDVIPVPAFATTPESPEITEGDAGIEVATIVEEDKGLAVTYTLEGDDANLFTLTEGTITTAEALEAATQPTASLIIKGTADNGQITTLEVQVRINSTISLVVGGNTSDQQEINEDDITESFLIGELTTEGGAENATYTYSISGEDAAVVSINESNEIVFNEKPSVGTYTFNIVVTNTVDQSEIVFPYTVTITESIAPPVATEWIPEIWKDFQEKGDKSILPNFSYAGYHNSEIEIPTLSVTHNAVDFGILPNDNKDDAVALNTAFEEMGKAGGGVLLLPKGQYDFLTNPEDLVTINFSKSNIVLRGEGQGEDGTVLYFHNQIPRKGTEFGTFGMRIWGRSGTEVAKLEKTAIQGDRHLIVDTETALKAGDFILITVKNAEGDDMASRKMVFPLAKDDRWSSFNRSTAFQWSVEVINVNGKHISIKEPLPIDLETRYETVISTTNYTTETGIENLRFSSAWSGEYKHHGKNEDGSQEDEKTVYEMDYGWCALQLSKLSNSWVKDVTFENFTWDLNTSLSKGLTLQGINVIGKDGHHGIKVNGYGNVLKDAKISAFRTHPIGGTGIMVGNVFTNIELGDYDGTVDFHGGGFPAANLIENVNNIRCEGSGAMENMPNSGIANVFWNLEVPNEISAIENEFFYAWWMALLGQEEQSYLMYPQSKVIGVYNPEASNVQIAGSRADRATSGIYVEGLNKKGVYPASVFQQQLTDRLAKGTLVFGISIDGKQIEEFSPETENYFVAHTSTEAVMPTLIVDTDASNTVTITPKHSVNGSTHQIEVSSADGISKVYTIHYGFSNTENKTYASRKDVMVRGGSNSSKNYFDNSKIEIVAATNSTYLREALLSFNVSSLMNLDTLTEVNLNITGRAYKGTSVSYEVVAAAVDFDETTVTFDAKPEGLFKRVGFIELYQSDEDQLISIPLNLGEISEADSVQTFIIREITNILDTDGKAIFTSIYRSSVVANAPYISAFQFKPKQVELITSAEISSATYSIIHPTEATEMGEIEGIDIAQSKAQFLEDVIAPEGGSITVIAPSTHQIVADVYAGCIVESISQDGNLVYQYKVIAKENFAADIIDDTYVTSQYPTENFATSNYLEIGSNDKATYLKFDLSVMESVDKVMLKLYADKTNMSEDSDINVFGSTATSWFANEVSYSTTLGTSGSDLVADDAAILAENTIPSMEHNGNQIDYYFDVSDYVKAALEQGSKEVTFKVTGSNWVRFSSSYSVDEQVPELIFEGIYRENGPTSIGDVWNADVVLYPVPATTQLTLKMTTVKEGTKAVFFNGMGQQVMSRDIKAQETVIRLDTLSSGMYYVNIISDGEIILKKFIKQ, from the coding sequence ATGAAAAAGAAATTACTATTTAGCTTTTTTGCTTTAAGTTTCCTTACAACTTTATGCTTTGAAAGCTTTGCACAAACAGAAATTGCTTTTGAGCAAGGAACACAATCGAAACCACAAGCAGACGAAGAAATCTCTTCTGGATTAAATGGCTACACTTCATCAACAAATTATTTAACATCTACCTATTCTGGTAGTATGTGGTTACAAACATGGTCTGTTTCTGGAATTAATATTTTAAGTGAAAGTGGTGCATCTAAGTTTACCTATTTCCCTTCGGTGAAACCTCAGAAAAAAGCATTTACTTCTTATTTATGTACTGAAGGTATTAATGTAGACCAAGCAAAAGATATACTGCTAAATTATAGCGGGTTGTATAGGTTCGGGTCAAATGCACATCAAGATGTATCAATTTTAGTAACAGATACAGACCCAACGTCTGATTTATCTGGCCATACTAATTGGCAAGTACTCTCTACTCAAGTGGATGATATCTTTTTTAATCAAGTTAAAAATGCATCAGGAGGGTATGATGTTCTAGACCTTGAAAGTTTAACCCAAGGTGAGGTGAGTATCTCGGATTATGGAGTAGGTAAAGAGAAAATATGGATTGCATTTAAATATGAATCTTTTAATGAACTTACATCAAGACAAATTTACCTTGCATCTGTAAAAATAACTGTAGAGAATGAGGAGACAGAAGCTGCACCAACAGATCTAGCATTCACAGCAACAGAAATAATAGAAAATACTGTCCCTACTTCAACTGTAGGGACAGTATCTTATACAGGAACGAATACAATAGTATCGTTAGTAGAAAATAAGTTTACTCCAGGAGTTCATAAAAAAGCGTATGTAACCAATCCTTCGTCAGATGGTTTAAATGGTTTTACAAATGCTTCGTCTATTACTCCAGAATACCAAGGTGCATCATATACTAAGATTTGGAGTACCCAAAAAATAACATTGAACGGTGAAGAAGTATACTATCCATTAATAAAAAATGGAAATGGTACCGATGCGACAAAAGAAGCTTTTACATCTTATTTGTTATTAGATAGAGCAATTGATGTATCTGATATATCGAACTTAGTTTTAGAATATGGTGGAGCATCTCGCTACGGAACTTTGTCAGACAATTCTTTAGAAATTGTAGTGAGTACTACAGCTCCTGTAAACCCATTAACACATTCAGGTTGGCAAGTTGTTAAAGAAAATGTTTCTGCAGACTTCTTGAAATTAGATAATTTTAATTTAGATGATTTATCAGGAATCAATGTAACAAATTTAGACCTGTCGGCTTATATTTTAGGGAATACAAAATTATGGGTTGCATTTAGAGCAACATATTCTGATACAAATATCAAAAATACGATCCTTCCAATTTGTAATGTAACGACCACATCAAATCCAACTTATCGATTAAGTGGAAATGATGTCATCTTAAATAAATCACTTGATTATTTTACAAGACCATCTGGTTTTACAATTACAGCAGCTAACGCAGGCGGGGCAACAGCTTCTTCTTTTAATGTAGATGTAATTCCTGTGCCAGCATTTGCAACAACTCCAGAAAGCCCTGAAATTACTGAAGGAGATGCAGGAATTGAGGTGGCCACAATTGTAGAAGAAGACAAAGGTTTAGCTGTAACGTATACTTTAGAAGGTGATGATGCTAATTTGTTTACGCTTACTGAAGGAACAATAACTACAGCAGAAGCTCTAGAAGCGGCAACGCAACCTACAGCATCATTAATAATAAAAGGAACTGCAGATAACGGACAAATAACTACTTTAGAGGTTCAGGTTCGTATTAATTCAACAATTAGTTTAGTAGTTGGAGGAAATACATCTGATCAGCAAGAAATTAATGAAGATGATATAACAGAATCATTTTTAATAGGCGAACTTACTACAGAAGGAGGAGCTGAAAATGCTACATATACCTACTCTATTTCTGGAGAAGACGCAGCAGTAGTTTCGATAAATGAAAGTAACGAAATTGTATTTAATGAGAAGCCATCTGTTGGAACATATACTTTCAATATTGTTGTTACAAATACAGTAGACCAGTCTGAAATCGTCTTTCCATACACAGTAACTATTACCGAAAGTATTGCCCCACCAGTAGCGACAGAATGGATTCCTGAAATTTGGAAAGACTTTCAAGAGAAAGGAGATAAGTCGATTTTACCTAACTTCTCCTATGCTGGTTATCATAACAGTGAAATTGAAATTCCAACACTTTCGGTTACGCATAATGCAGTTGATTTTGGTATACTTCCAAATGATAATAAAGATGATGCAGTAGCGTTAAATACAGCATTTGAAGAAATGGGAAAAGCGGGAGGTGGAGTACTACTTCTTCCTAAAGGGCAATATGATTTTCTAACAAATCCTGAAGATCTAGTAACCATTAACTTCAGTAAAAGTAATATTGTTTTAAGAGGTGAAGGCCAAGGAGAAGATGGAACTGTATTGTATTTCCATAATCAAATACCACGAAAAGGTACTGAGTTTGGAACATTTGGAATGCGTATTTGGGGTAGATCGGGAACAGAGGTTGCTAAACTAGAAAAGACCGCAATACAAGGTGATAGACACCTTATTGTAGATACGGAAACAGCATTAAAAGCTGGTGATTTTATTTTAATCACAGTAAAAAATGCAGAAGGTGATGATATGGCTTCTAGAAAAATGGTCTTCCCATTAGCAAAAGATGATAGATGGTCAAGCTTTAATAGATCAACAGCATTTCAGTGGTCTGTAGAGGTAATTAACGTAAATGGAAAACACATTTCTATAAAAGAGCCATTACCGATTGATTTAGAAACGAGATATGAAACGGTGATCTCAACAACAAATTATACTACAGAAACAGGTATTGAAAACCTACGTTTTTCTTCGGCTTGGTCTGGAGAATACAAGCACCATGGTAAGAACGAAGACGGCTCTCAAGAAGATGAAAAGACAGTCTATGAAATGGATTACGGATGGTGTGCACTTCAATTGAGTAAGTTATCAAACTCTTGGGTGAAAGATGTTACTTTTGAAAACTTTACATGGGATTTAAACACCAGTTTATCAAAAGGACTTACCCTTCAAGGTATAAATGTTATTGGTAAAGATGGGCATCATGGTATTAAAGTTAACGGTTATGGAAATGTTTTAAAAGATGCTAAAATATCAGCATTTAGAACGCACCCAATTGGGGGTACGGGTATAATGGTTGGTAATGTATTTACAAATATAGAATTAGGTGATTATGACGGTACAGTCGATTTTCATGGAGGAGGTTTTCCAGCGGCTAACCTAATTGAAAATGTAAATAATATTAGATGTGAAGGATCTGGAGCAATGGAAAATATGCCAAATAGTGGAATTGCTAATGTATTCTGGAACTTAGAAGTACCTAACGAAATTAGTGCAATTGAAAATGAATTTTTCTATGCTTGGTGGATGGCACTTCTTGGACAGGAAGAGCAAAGTTACTTAATGTACCCTCAGAGTAAAGTAATTGGTGTTTATAATCCTGAAGCTTCTAATGTACAAATTGCAGGTTCTAGAGCAGATAGAGCTACATCAGGAATTTATGTTGAAGGCTTAAATAAAAAAGGAGTGTATCCAGCCTCTGTGTTCCAACAGCAATTGACAGACCGTTTAGCAAAAGGTACACTAGTTTTTGGTATTTCTATTGATGGAAAACAAATAGAAGAATTTTCTCCAGAAACGGAAAATTACTTTGTAGCACACACATCTACAGAAGCAGTAATGCCAACGCTTATTGTAGATACAGATGCAAGTAATACGGTAACAATTACGCCTAAACATTCAGTAAATGGAAGTACACATCAAATAGAAGTATCTTCTGCAGATGGTATTTCTAAAGTGTATACAATTCATTATGGTTTCTCTAATACAGAAAACAAAACGTATGCATCTAGAAAAGACGTAATGGTAAGAGGAGGAAGTAACTCGTCTAAAAATTATTTTGATAATTCTAAGATAGAAATTGTAGCAGCCACAAATAGCACCTATTTAAGAGAAGCCTTATTGTCTTTTAATGTGAGTTCATTAATGAATTTAGATACACTTACAGAAGTAAATCTAAATATTACAGGAAGAGCCTACAAAGGAACATCTGTAAGTTACGAAGTAGTTGCTGCAGCAGTTGATTTTGATGAGACTACCGTAACATTTGATGCTAAACCAGAAGGACTATTTAAAAGAGTAGGCTTTATTGAGTTATATCAATCAGACGAAGATCAACTAATTTCGATTCCTTTAAACTTAGGAGAAATTAGCGAAGCAGATTCTGTGCAGACCTTTATTATTAGAGAAATTACGAACATTTTAGATACTGATGGAAAAGCAATTTTCACGTCAATATATAGATCTTCTGTTGTTGCAAATGCACCTTATATTTCAGCTTTTCAGTTTAAACCAAAACAAGTAGAGTTAATTACTTCTGCAGAAATAAGTTCGGCTACTTATTCAATCATTCACCCAACAGAGGCAACAGAAATGGGAGAAATTGAAGGTATTGATATTGCACAAAGCAAAGCACAATTTTTAGAAGACGTTATTGCTCCAGAAGGAGGATCTATCACAGTAATTGCCCCATCTACGCACCAAATTGTTGCAGATGTATACGCAGGCTGTATTGTAGAAAGTATATCTCAGGATGGAAACCTTGTGTATCAGTATAAAGTAATTGCAAAAGAGAATTTTGCTGCAGATATTATAGATGATACGTATGTGACATCACAATATCCAACAGAAAATTTTGCAACAAGTAATTACTTAGAAATTGGTAGTAACGATAAGGCTACTTACTTAAAATTTGATCTTTCTGTTATGGAAAGTGTAGATAAAGTAATGTTGAAATTATATGCAGATAAGACAAACATGTCGGAAGATTCTGATATAAATGTTTTTGGTTCTACAGCAACATCTTGGTTTGCTAATGAAGTATCTTACAGTACTACTTTAGGTACGTCTGGCAGTGATTTAGTGGCAGATGACGCTGCAATACTTGCCGAAAATACAATTCCGAGTATGGAACATAATGGAAACCAAATAGACTACTATTTCGATGTGTCTGATTACGTAAAAGCGGCGTTAGAACAAGGTTCGAAGGAGGTGACTTTTAAAGTGACGGGCTCTAATTGGGTGAGATTTTCATCTTCTTATTCAGTTGATGAGCAAGTTCCTGAATTAATATTTGAAGGGATATATAGAGAAAATGGACCTACTTCTATCGGAGATGTTTGGAACGCTGATGTAGTACTTTACCCAGTTCCTGCAACTACTCAACTTACATTAAAAATGACCACTGTTAAAGAAGGAACAAAAGCAGTATTTTTTAACGGAATGGGGCAACAAGTAATGAGTAGAGATATTAAAGCACAAGAAACGGTAATTAGATTAGATACCCTATCATCTGGAATGTATTACGTAAATATAATTTCTGATGGAGAGATAATCTTAAAGAAGTTTATAAAGCAATAA
- a CDS encoding DUF4955 domain-containing protein — MNKKLLIALLATLSVSISSVFAQESEVWKEYKACQETGETPKLPNFSFVGYEYSEVGIPVADYKIFDVTDFGAKPNDKKSDKKAIQKAIAAAEQNGEGIIFFPKGKYYINTKKDKTDLITVRSSNIVFRGEGKGTDGSILFFDLDLKAADPSKLWTAPFAIKTVPKGADKFLANVSRNAKRETFSVEVDNTNKIKVGDWVLLSVKNNAPDLVNYELAPAKCDPSWKTILNKGVIVNEKHIVKAIEGKNVIFEEPIHYDVQSKHEWTLKSYAHLEHIGFEHLAFEGNWKDEFKHHKDAVHDGGWSILNLNGVTDSWVQDCRFKDVSRSVHITKSAAVTALNCVIEGNPGHNAISMTASMGVLIANCDDQAGVWHSYGVSGGSSSNNVIWRTRWTPNTSFESHASQPRNTLFDCVEGGFFAGRGGGARQNLPNHLRNLVIWNFKETDAAEQNFTFWAKDTWFWKVIPPIVVGFHGQEGASFDASTIDVLESVGTPVKTTSLFEAQLELRLGELPDWIKDLKKEGLFF; from the coding sequence ATGAACAAGAAATTACTTATAGCATTACTAGCAACTTTGAGTGTTTCTATATCTTCAGTTTTTGCACAAGAAAGTGAAGTTTGGAAAGAGTACAAAGCATGCCAAGAGACAGGAGAAACACCAAAGTTACCCAACTTTTCTTTTGTAGGATATGAATATAGCGAAGTGGGTATACCTGTAGCTGACTACAAAATATTTGATGTTACAGATTTTGGAGCAAAACCAAATGATAAAAAATCAGATAAAAAAGCGATTCAAAAAGCAATTGCAGCAGCAGAACAAAATGGAGAAGGGATTATCTTTTTCCCTAAAGGAAAGTATTACATCAATACTAAGAAAGACAAGACAGACCTTATCACTGTAAGATCTTCTAATATTGTATTTAGAGGAGAAGGAAAAGGAACGGATGGATCTATTTTATTTTTTGATTTAGATTTAAAGGCTGCAGATCCTTCAAAATTATGGACAGCACCTTTTGCAATTAAAACAGTACCTAAAGGAGCTGATAAGTTTCTTGCTAACGTTAGCAGAAATGCAAAGAGAGAAACTTTTTCTGTTGAAGTAGATAATACTAATAAGATAAAAGTAGGAGATTGGGTTCTATTGTCTGTTAAAAACAATGCTCCAGATTTAGTAAATTATGAATTAGCCCCTGCTAAGTGCGATCCTTCTTGGAAAACCATTCTAAACAAAGGTGTGATTGTAAACGAAAAACACATTGTTAAGGCAATAGAAGGAAAGAATGTAATTTTTGAAGAACCAATTCATTATGATGTACAATCAAAACACGAGTGGACGTTAAAATCTTATGCACATTTAGAGCATATTGGTTTTGAACATTTAGCGTTTGAAGGAAATTGGAAAGATGAATTTAAGCATCATAAAGATGCTGTACATGATGGAGGTTGGAGTATATTAAATCTAAATGGTGTAACAGATTCTTGGGTTCAAGATTGTAGATTTAAAGATGTTAGTAGATCTGTACACATAACTAAATCTGCGGCAGTTACGGCATTAAATTGTGTTATCGAAGGTAACCCAGGGCATAATGCAATTTCTATGACGGCATCTATGGGTGTTTTAATTGCAAATTGTGATGACCAGGCAGGTGTATGGCATTCTTATGGAGTATCTGGCGGATCATCATCTAATAATGTTATTTGGAGAACACGATGGACACCGAATACATCTTTTGAATCTCATGCCTCACAACCAAGAAACACACTTTTTGATTGTGTCGAAGGTGGATTCTTTGCAGGCAGAGGTGGTGGAGCTAGACAAAACCTTCCAAACCATTTAAGAAACTTAGTAATTTGGAACTTTAAGGAGACAGATGCGGCAGAGCAGAATTTTACTTTTTGGGCAAAAGATACTTGGTTTTGGAAAGTTATTCCTCCTATTGTAGTTGGATTCCATGGACAGGAAGGTGCATCATTTGATGCTTCTACAATTGATGTATTAGAATCTGTAGGTACACCCGTTAAAACAACATCTTTATTTGAGGCACAGTTAGAATTAAGATTAGGTGAGTTACCTGATTGGATCAAAGATTTGAAAAAAGAAGGTTTGTTTTTTTAA
- a CDS encoding glycoside hydrolase family 88 protein, whose amino-acid sequence MNNRFLKIATTIALFVSVTSCETKTEEQTKVVDRVFDRAEQQYTLLEEEADNHDQIPRSILNDGVTTKYLVGEYDWTQGFFPGSLWYLYEYTKDPKWEELAKEYSKKVAHNQFHKGNHDVGFIINCSFGNGLRLDHTEEYKEVLINSAKSLSSRFHPEVGVILSWDVDKGWQSERGWEYPVIIDNMMNLELLFKASDLSGDNTYRDIAIKHADKTMQHHYRPDFSSYHVVDYDSTNGEVRHRQTAQGYADNSSWARGQAWGLYGYLTCYRFTKDQKYLDFAQKIANYMLTNKSMPKDMVPYWDYNDPRIPNAPRDASAGAVTASALYELATYVPTEDAERYLENADKIVTTLSEPEFMAQVGDNNFFLLKHSVGSIPHKNEIDKPLNYADYYYLEALLRKREYEANDKLAFVID is encoded by the coding sequence ATGAACAATAGATTTTTAAAAATAGCGACTACTATAGCATTATTTGTATCTGTCACTTCTTGCGAGACTAAAACAGAAGAACAAACTAAAGTTGTAGATAGAGTATTTGATAGAGCAGAACAACAATATACTCTTTTAGAAGAAGAAGCAGATAACCATGATCAGATACCAAGAAGTATTTTAAATGATGGTGTGACTACTAAATATTTGGTGGGTGAATATGACTGGACACAAGGCTTTTTTCCTGGTTCTTTATGGTACTTATATGAATATACAAAAGATCCTAAATGGGAAGAACTAGCAAAAGAGTATTCTAAAAAAGTTGCTCATAACCAGTTTCATAAAGGTAACCATGACGTTGGTTTTATCATCAACTGTTCTTTTGGGAACGGATTAAGACTAGACCATACAGAAGAGTACAAAGAGGTGCTAATTAATTCAGCTAAATCACTTTCAAGTAGATTCCATCCAGAAGTTGGGGTTATTCTTTCTTGGGATGTTGATAAGGGCTGGCAAAGTGAAAGAGGATGGGAGTACCCGGTAATTATAGACAATATGATGAATCTAGAATTACTGTTTAAAGCATCTGATTTATCTGGAGACAATACGTATAGAGATATTGCAATTAAGCATGCAGATAAAACAATGCAGCACCATTATAGACCAGATTTTAGCAGCTACCATGTGGTTGATTATGATAGCACAAATGGTGAAGTTAGGCATAGACAAACTGCACAAGGTTATGCAGATAATTCATCTTGGGCACGTGGACAAGCATGGGGATTATATGGTTACTTAACGTGTTACCGTTTTACAAAAGACCAAAAATACCTAGATTTTGCACAGAAAATTGCAAACTATATGCTCACTAATAAATCGATGCCTAAGGATATGGTACCTTATTGGGATTATAATGATCCAAGAATACCTAATGCTCCAAGAGATGCATCGGCAGGGGCAGTTACAGCAAGTGCTTTGTATGAATTAGCTACTTATGTTCCAACAGAAGATGCAGAAAGATATTTAGAGAATGCAGATAAAATTGTAACAACATTATCTGAACCAGAATTTATGGCACAAGTAGGAGATAACAACTTCTTTTTATTAAAGCATTCAGTAGGTAGTATTCCTCATAAAAATGAGATTGATAAACCGCTAAATTATGCAGATTACTACTACTTAGAAGCATTATTACGAAAACGAGAATATGAAGCAAACGACAAGTTAGCATTCGTTATTGATTAA
- a CDS encoding T9SS type A sorting domain-containing protein, protein MQKQLQFSVFLMSLLTVFFSETNAQETTLGIELSQESPASVNSNVIFDYTIRLPKNYNEVDKVPVYFHLHGNNGQKSSIEEFKTTVSLKIGRLYKDDSPYLVIRPRTKGVWNYVQLSKLWDYIKATYKVDEDRVHLSGYSYGGRGTWDWYVYERSIGRNTFATVASTAAAMAKDFSIKDSVIKYNNFSAWVITGDKDPKVDANTSRVIAKGLLIGGVDAKLKILPEKDHNVWGLEFEQEGYLDWLVNNPRKEVVTPLCSININFATEASGDYSTIIEKFGIERMGLVTGGWNNSIDYQQSSPLQMSNNTTSTVTYSVKNAEGILNYGGSNRSALQAGVYTSKESTKPLQITLSNLATQFPTGYKIIVYLTGERPEYKYLYESNGSIKKDSKNLYMYEKIKDENIKSSISDGNTTLYYKGVDVFGGEDTKEYPYMLSSISTTDDALENYPEGTYAIFGPYKNKEEVTLTLSALEGGTSAIGGIQIFPFEVEDMEEPVEEVEEEEQTEEDDTTGADNDPEEESDTIKENEEGETPTESDSDTEEIIDQNDQEESSDPNNIDADIELPLSVENNNNDIYVYPNPSKGKLFIYSTRQLNDVKIVSLQGESYTKKVYNKCIDISDLPNGMYLLEIDKSTRVKFIKE, encoded by the coding sequence ATGCAAAAACAACTACAATTTTCAGTATTCTTAATGTCTTTATTGACAGTTTTCTTCAGCGAAACAAATGCTCAAGAAACAACTTTAGGTATTGAATTATCTCAAGAATCTCCTGCTTCTGTAAACAGCAATGTAATTTTTGATTATACTATCCGACTTCCCAAAAACTATAACGAAGTAGATAAAGTACCTGTATATTTTCACCTACATGGTAACAATGGACAGAAATCATCTATAGAAGAATTTAAAACAACTGTATCTTTAAAGATAGGAAGGTTATATAAAGATGACTCTCCATATTTGGTTATTAGGCCTAGAACAAAAGGAGTATGGAATTATGTACAACTTTCTAAACTATGGGATTATATAAAAGCTACTTATAAAGTTGATGAAGACCGTGTACATTTAAGTGGTTATAGCTATGGTGGAAGAGGAACTTGGGACTGGTATGTTTATGAGCGATCTATTGGGCGTAATACCTTTGCCACAGTGGCTTCTACAGCAGCAGCTATGGCTAAAGATTTTTCTATAAAAGACAGTGTTATTAAATACAATAATTTTAGTGCTTGGGTAATTACAGGAGATAAAGATCCTAAGGTTGATGCCAATACGAGTAGAGTTATAGCTAAAGGTTTATTGATAGGTGGAGTTGATGCTAAATTGAAAATTCTTCCAGAAAAAGATCATAATGTATGGGGATTAGAATTTGAACAAGAAGGCTATTTAGATTGGTTGGTTAACAACCCTAGAAAGGAAGTTGTAACACCACTATGTTCAATTAATATCAATTTTGCTACCGAAGCTAGTGGTGATTATTCGACTATTATAGAGAAATTCGGTATTGAACGTATGGGCTTAGTTACAGGAGGATGGAATAATAGTATAGATTATCAACAATCATCCCCACTTCAAATGTCAAATAACACTACTAGTACTGTTACGTATTCTGTAAAAAATGCTGAAGGAATTCTTAACTATGGAGGTTCTAATAGAAGTGCATTGCAAGCAGGGGTATATACATCAAAAGAAAGTACAAAACCATTACAAATAACACTGTCAAATTTGGCAACACAATTCCCTACTGGATATAAAATTATTGTTTATCTAACAGGAGAAAGACCTGAATATAAATACTTATATGAAAGTAATGGAAGTATTAAGAAAGATAGTAAGAACCTTTATATGTATGAAAAAATTAAAGATGAAAATATAAAATCAAGTATTTCTGATGGAAATACCACCTTGTACTACAAAGGTGTTGATGTTTTTGGAGGCGAAGACACAAAAGAATATCCGTATATGCTCTCGAGTATTTCAACTACTGATGATGCTCTAGAGAATTACCCTGAAGGAACTTATGCTATTTTTGGTCCTTATAAAAATAAAGAAGAAGTAACACTTACTTTATCAGCATTAGAAGGTGGTACATCAGCAATAGGTGGAATTCAAATTTTTCCTTTTGAAGTAGAAGATATGGAAGAACCTGTGGAAGAAGTGGAGGAAGAGGAACAAACGGAAGAGGATGATACTACTGGTGCAGACAATGACCCAGAAGAAGAAAGTGACACAATTAAGGAAAATGAAGAGGGAGAAACTCCTACAGAATCAGATAGTGATACAGAAGAAATTATTGATCAAAATGACCAAGAGGAAAGTTCAGATCCTAACAATATTGATGCAGATATTGAATTGCCATTATCAGTAGAAAATAATAATAATGACATTTATGTTTATCCTAACCCTTCAAAAGGTAAGCTATTTATCTATTCAACTCGTCAATTAAATGATGTGAAAATAGTTAGTCTACAAGGGGAATCATATACTAAGAAAGTATACAACAAATGTATTGATATCAGTGACTTACCAAATGGCATGTATCTATTAGAAATCGATAAATCAACAAGAGTAAAATTCATTAAAGAGTAA